The Brachyhypopomus gauderio isolate BG-103 chromosome 7, BGAUD_0.2, whole genome shotgun sequence genome has a window encoding:
- the skida1 gene encoding SKI/DACH domain-containing protein 1, whose protein sequence is MGDLEFGFEEMQGVKLGYLVIKGKQMFALSQVFTDLLKNIPRTTVHKRMDHLNVKKHHCDLEELRKLKAINSIAFHAAKCTLISREDVEALYFSCKTERVLKSNKRRTKTKPPEHLRDDKTHTEARNGFWKEKVWLSLRGVPQTLTLKNKAVRQDVASGAHNLPQIYSKSFRRDFQPVTTSACKPFKNYETVQIPGDCVAFNQKHSFFRNVVHRHPVFCQSAIAAQPRHPGTVDLLYKRRRKRESARRHFWSRNGRCRQVLLVPKCCKPKVPNGSLRPFHPEHERYAEPRHVQESCSSDTESSSVSERLNNDSDFGSSLSTTTNSGTSDEEEDESPSCSSDDSSDEESSSQSDSSSVSSQVSTQSIRFRRAGFSNLNTKSPLVLQPTFHYRPNLQHKSGIHGTMAALDCERAINFQKLDIATWRHMCRDGDASNVRKLCTVGNSFSGLRRDATPETVLQLDFSNDPKTADHVSSRIKDMGFTSGTDRKVFPQQRAPGHSKKCYQVLVPHCTQDEDTAISKPPDHFSVAANSKKDVNVANCHKLPSPLKTIKREAVESSTVENSHNESNTTGKTAAFPLNNVKIKVEDPFDEYEYASQGPGHQCKGNDVYGLYISENIEADHCEAASETTPLPSNQESSSTLNTHCAHKGEYRNGTRVRKNCRAPILGKKTENAGTPVKSTTKVDGSPRAAEKCASFECSSEDGARANKRKRAANNPPSLQKPFDFMANFPSPPSLIVGSDGDLSPAYTLSSFRDARPPHRSHPVWRWRLGRSVVPPPPNQRSRKTLP, encoded by the coding sequence ATGGGAGACCTGGAGTTTGGATTCGAGGAAATGCAGGGCGTAAAGCTGGGATATCTGGTTATTAAAGGCAAACAAATGTTTGCCCTCTCGCAAGTCTTCACCGACCTCttaaaaaatatcccgcggACTACTGTGCACAAACGAATGGATCACCTAAACGTGAAGAAACATCACTGTGATTTAGAGGAACTGCGAAAGCTCAAAGCAATAAACTCTATAGCGTTTCACGCCGCTAAATGTACTTTGATTTCAAGAGAGGATGTGGAAGCTCTGTATTTCTCTTGTAAAACGGAACGCGTTCTGAAATCCAACAAAAGAAGGACAAAGACAAAACCACCAGAACACCTGCGTGACGACAAAACCCACACGGAGGCCAGAAATGGGTTTTGGAAAGAAAAAGTTTGGTTAAGTTTGCGTGGAGTTCCACAGACCCTCACACTCAAAAACAAAGCTGTTAGACAGGACGTCGCTTCTGGTGCTCACAATCTACCTCAAATTTACAGCAAATCCTTTCGTCGTGATTTTCAACCAGTGACGACGTCGGCATGTAAACCGTTTAAAAACTATGAAACCGTCCAAATACCTGGCGACTGTGTGGCGTTTAATCAGAAACACTCGTTTTTTCGCAACGTCGTTCACCGACATCCAGTGTTCTGTCAGTCCGCCATTGCTGCGCAGCCCAGACACCCGGGCACCGTCGACCTGCTTtacaagaggaggaggaaacGCGAGAGCGCCAGGAGGCACTTTTGGAGTAGAAACGGACGCTGTCGTCAGGTTCTGCTCGTCCCGAAATGCTGCAAACCAAAAGTACCAAATGGATCTTTAAGACCGTTTCACCCGGAGCACGAGCGCTACGCAGAACCCAGACATGTTCAGGAGAGCTGCAGCAGCGACACCGAGTCCAGTTCCGTCTCGGAGCGGCTAAACAACGACTCGGATTTCGGCTCGAGTTTGTCCACCACCACCAACTCCGGAACTTCGgacgaggaggaagacgagTCTCCCTCGTGCTCTTCGGACGACAGCAGTGATGAAGAGAGTTCTTCTCAGTCCGACTCGAGCTCTGTGTCCAGTCAAGTTTCGACCCAGAGTATTCGGTTCAGGCGTGCGGGCTTCTCAAACCTCAATACGAAATCACCTCTGGTGTTACAACCAACTTTCCATTATCGTCCCAATCTTCAGCACAAATCAGGCATCCATGGAACCATGGCGGCCCTGGATTGTGAAAGGGCGATAAATTTCCAAAAACTGGACATTGCAACCTGGAGGCATATGTGCAGGGACGGTGACGCTTCAAATGTGAGAAAGTTGTGCACGGTGGGGAATTCTTTCTCAGGGTTAAGAAGAGACGCCACtccagaaacagtattacaacTCGACTTCTCAAACGACCCAAAGACAGCAGACCACGTAAGTAGCAGAATCAAAGACATGGGTTTTACGTCCGGCACAGACCGAAAGGTATTTCCACAACAAAGAGCACCAGGACATTCTAAGAAATGCTACCAGGTACTGGTCCCACACTGCACCCAGGACGAAGACACGGCCATTTCTAAGCCTCCTGATCATTTTTCAGTAGCTGCAAATTCCAAAAAAGATGTAAATGTAGCCAACTGTCACAAACTGCCTTCACCTCTCAAAACAATCAAAAGAGAAGCCGTGGAGTCCAGCACTGTTGAGAACTCACACAACGAAAGCAACACGACAGGGAAAACCGCAGCCTTTCCACTAAATAACGTCAAAATTAAAGTGGAGGATCCGTTTGATGAATACGAATATGCAAGTCAAGGCCCTGGTCACCAATGCAAAGGAAACGACGTGTATGGTTTGTATATCAGTGAAAATATAGAAGCGGATCATTGTGAAGCTGCCAGTGAAACAACCCCCCTTCCTTCTAACCAGGAATCCAGTAGCACTTTAAACACTCATTGTGCCCACAAAGGAGAATACAGAAACGGTACAAGAGTCAGAAAAAACTGCAGGGCTCCAATTTTGGGGAAGAAGACCGAAAACGCGGGGACGCCAGTAAAATCGACCACAAAAGTTGACGGGAGTCCTCGCGCTGCTGAGAAATGCGCGAGCTTCGAGTGCTCGAGCGAGGACGGCGCGCGCGCAAACAAACGCAAACGCGCCGCCAACAACCCTCCGTCCCTGCAAAAACCCTTCGACTTCATGGCGAATTTTCCATCCCCGCCTTCGTTGATTGTCGGAAGCGACGGAGATTTGAGTCCCGCGTACACGTTGAGCTCTTTCAGGGACGCGCGGCCGCCCCACCGCTCCCACCCGGTGTGGAGATGGCGGCTCGGCCGCTCGGTTGTTCCTCCCCCTCCAAACCAGAGATCCAGGAAAACGCTCCCTTGA